In a genomic window of Octadecabacter temperatus:
- a CDS encoding AraC family transcriptional regulator — protein MNKKQNTRNDHISRVNRVTDYVRKNLNQDLSLKCLSKIAALSKFHFHRVFSETYGETPSAYVKRIRIESSAFLLIFDPKKSVNITRL, from the coding sequence ATGAACAAAAAACAGAACACACGTAACGATCATATTTCCCGTGTTAACCGCGTTACTGATTATGTGAGGAAAAACCTAAATCAAGATCTATCTCTTAAGTGCTTGTCCAAAATAGCCGCGCTTTCGAAATTTCATTTCCATAGGGTGTTTAGCGAAACCTATGGCGAAACACCAAGCGCCTATGTCAAACGCATCCGAATAGAAAGCTCTGCATTTTTACTCATTTTCGATCCCAAAAAAAGCGTTAACATCACTCGCCTATGA
- a CDS encoding MAPEG family protein, with amino-acid sequence MTPITALAAFALMSIAMIGFEIMYTYATQGFGYGFSANRPNVTFSPFAIRVKRALQNQTESAMYIVPLIAAVQLLGLTGNGISLALALIIFGRMAFVALYYTGIPFIRVPAFVCGTVPSIYLAIMVLTAAGAA; translated from the coding sequence ATGACACCCATTACCGCGCTAGCCGCATTCGCATTGATGTCGATCGCGATGATCGGCTTCGAGATCATGTACACCTATGCCACTCAAGGCTTCGGCTATGGGTTCTCGGCCAATAGACCAAACGTAACATTCTCGCCATTTGCCATTCGCGTTAAGCGGGCTCTACAAAATCAAACGGAAAGTGCGATGTATATCGTTCCCCTCATCGCGGCGGTGCAACTGCTTGGTCTTACGGGAAACGGGATTTCACTGGCTCTGGCTTTGATAATTTTTGGCCGCATGGCATTTGTTGCACTCTACTATACCGGCATACCATTCATCCGCGTGCCAGCCTTTGTGTGTGGCACGGTTCCAAGTATATATCTTGCAATCATGGTTCTCACGGCCGCAGGGGCCGCCTAG
- a CDS encoding MFS transporter, with amino-acid sequence MSRTQTFIVYFIAIFLQAGAYGLTFMLPRLFGIFNASEKDVGVMLAITAVTTIITVYFSGHLSDIFGRLRTLCIACLAISISLYFYGAASSAGAGVVFASVLLGFGWGLTYSLGPIVLTRLVKPTERVQSFALLSVFVMAGFGLSPVLASLLEACGASIKDAFYITSGLCVISAVLFFILQRPINEYALNPAPEASSRITLSSLSQVLKSPARAPIAMVFLGASVFAGLNNFQTVFADIRGLDYAIFFLVYTLVVVVFRLVLVKFKGGANPYRTIAFLQYLMCTSVVLFMFSGDSLVLYILVAVLFGLGYGVSYPILVAMTASDAEGHLGPQTLQLFALSYFIGIFGFPLIAGWFIVEIGTTPLLALVAVLAGFEATIALRRATAHKTHNNDQLS; translated from the coding sequence ATGTCACGAACCCAAACATTCATTGTGTATTTCATCGCAATTTTTCTCCAAGCTGGTGCCTATGGGCTGACGTTCATGCTGCCTCGACTTTTTGGCATCTTTAATGCCAGTGAGAAGGATGTCGGCGTTATGCTGGCCATCACGGCAGTCACGACAATTATTACAGTCTATTTTTCGGGACATCTTTCAGACATTTTTGGCCGACTTCGCACCCTTTGCATAGCTTGCCTCGCCATCTCGATTTCACTGTATTTCTATGGTGCAGCAAGTTCCGCCGGTGCCGGCGTGGTCTTTGCCAGTGTTCTTTTGGGGTTTGGTTGGGGGCTTACATATTCCCTTGGCCCAATTGTTCTGACGCGTTTGGTGAAGCCGACCGAACGGGTTCAGTCCTTTGCGTTGTTATCAGTGTTCGTCATGGCGGGCTTTGGACTATCACCGGTTCTGGCATCGTTGCTCGAAGCCTGCGGTGCATCGATTAAGGACGCGTTTTATATCACCTCGGGGCTTTGCGTCATAAGCGCGGTTTTATTCTTTATTCTGCAAAGACCGATCAACGAATATGCGCTCAATCCGGCACCAGAAGCATCATCCAGGATAACGCTTTCATCACTTTCGCAGGTCCTGAAATCTCCGGCGCGCGCACCCATTGCAATGGTTTTCCTCGGTGCGAGTGTCTTTGCAGGACTGAATAATTTTCAAACCGTGTTCGCCGATATCCGAGGTTTGGACTACGCTATTTTCTTCCTCGTCTACACGTTGGTCGTTGTCGTTTTCCGTCTCGTTCTCGTTAAGTTCAAAGGAGGAGCAAACCCATACCGGACTATTGCATTCCTTCAATATCTCATGTGCACCAGTGTCGTTTTGTTCATGTTCAGTGGAGACAGTTTGGTTCTCTACATCCTGGTCGCAGTCTTGTTTGGTCTAGGTTACGGTGTATCGTATCCGATCCTTGTTGCGATGACTGCGAGTGATGCAGAAGGGCATCTAGGTCCTCAAACACTTCAGCTTTTTGCGTTAAGTTACTTCATTGGAATCTTCGGGTTTCCATTGATTGCTGGCTGGTTCATTGTTGAAATTGGCACGACGCCGTTGCTTGCACTTGTTGCTGTCTTAGCTGGCTTTGAGGCTACAATAGCGCTGCGCAGGGCGACAGCTCATAAAACACACAATAATGATCAACTCTCGTAA
- a CDS encoding GNAT family N-acetyltransferase — MKKPDRIRLVRLTDVSLKDIVSHMNDPRVAEHMPLLTVEWTPEVARKFVATKEESWKQDGLGHWAILNDKTYVGWGGFQKEGDDWDFGLVLKPDKFGLGMRVSRMAIEFAKADARIGTITFLLPLSRKNLGALSRGGAKFVANIEYGGEIFKKYSLETR; from the coding sequence TTGAAAAAACCAGATAGGATCAGATTGGTGCGCCTAACCGATGTCTCACTAAAAGATATCGTTTCGCATATGAATGATCCACGAGTAGCCGAACATATGCCGCTCTTAACTGTCGAATGGACGCCTGAGGTAGCTCGAAAATTCGTGGCTACAAAGGAAGAATCTTGGAAGCAGGATGGGCTGGGACATTGGGCAATCTTGAATGATAAAACTTATGTTGGATGGGGCGGATTTCAGAAAGAAGGCGATGATTGGGATTTCGGCCTTGTTCTCAAACCAGATAAATTCGGCCTAGGGATGCGTGTTTCGCGAATGGCAATTGAGTTCGCGAAGGCTGATGCCCGTATTGGAACGATTACTTTTCTCTTACCACTTTCTCGAAAAAATCTGGGGGCCCTTTCTCGGGGCGGTGCCAAGTTCGTTGCCAACATTGAATACGGCGGTGAAATCTTCAAGAAATATAGTCTTGAAACCAGATAG
- a CDS encoding AraC family transcriptional regulator → MSDGRLIDINVRKMEEFDVAYIRHHGAYDPSDSDLFQALFSKLLAWAVPRGKFSPDKSKVITLFSGGHPYITDQSNLTVDACTSVDPDAEVSGTIGKRKISDGQYAIVQLFGATSEECRQTWDLVFDRWIHQSGYCLGPGDFYCPHDNDTEQHPERLYDVKMFFSVVPQGI, encoded by the coding sequence TTGAGCGATGGCAGATTGATCGACATCAATGTTCGCAAAATGGAGGAGTTTGATGTCGCCTATATTCGACATCATGGCGCGTATGATCCAAGCGACAGCGACTTGTTCCAAGCGTTGTTCTCAAAGTTGCTGGCATGGGCAGTCCCCAGGGGTAAATTTAGCCCTGACAAATCAAAGGTGATTACGTTGTTTAGTGGCGGTCATCCATACATTACCGACCAGAGCAACTTGACCGTGGATGCGTGTACTAGCGTTGATCCTGATGCCGAGGTCAGTGGTACTATAGGAAAACGTAAGATTTCAGACGGACAGTATGCGATCGTCCAGTTATTCGGCGCGACGTCGGAAGAGTGCCGACAGACGTGGGATCTCGTGTTTGATCGCTGGATACATCAAAGTGGTTACTGCCTTGGGCCCGGCGATTTCTATTGCCCTCATGACAACGATACAGAGCAACATCCGGAGAGACTGTACGATGTAAAAATGTTCTTCTCCGTTGTACCGCAAGGAATTTGA
- a CDS encoding GNAT family N-acetyltransferase, which produces MTHITYRRSTASDAPEVFDLVTRSILRLAPHPYDQGVVDTWMIGRVAEDYRPDCADQCLWIAEVNEKQIGFAHGVLGEVMRLFVDADFVGIGAGAGLMDLALADALQNGSGKVRIDATLNAVPFYKKWGFIEIGTGVFSGRDEELPPIDIVKLERMF; this is translated from the coding sequence ATGACACATATTACATACCGTCGATCAACCGCCTCTGACGCCCCTGAGGTCTTTGACCTTGTGACACGATCAATTCTCCGTCTCGCTCCGCATCCATATGATCAAGGTGTTGTTGATACTTGGATGATCGGACGTGTGGCAGAGGATTATCGGCCAGACTGCGCGGATCAATGCCTCTGGATAGCAGAGGTGAATGAAAAGCAAATTGGCTTCGCACACGGTGTTTTGGGTGAAGTTATGCGACTGTTCGTAGATGCTGATTTTGTGGGTATCGGAGCGGGCGCGGGGCTGATGGATTTAGCCTTGGCAGACGCTTTGCAAAACGGATCAGGCAAGGTCAGGATTGATGCGACTCTGAATGCTGTACCTTTCTATAAAAAGTGGGGGTTCATCGAAATTGGCACCGGTGTATTTTCTGGCCGTGATGAAGAGCTTCCACCGATTGATATAGTGAAGCTGGAAAGAATGTTCTGA
- a CDS encoding ribbon-helix-helix domain-containing protein codes for MSVKASVSISEQQDAYVRDLVVQGRFSSVSAVIQQGLDLLRKRDEAELLEAAALKVLLDERMKGPFVSSDNFSRQTADLLVRKRQALGLDG; via the coding sequence ATGTCAGTCAAAGCATCCGTATCGATCTCAGAGCAACAGGACGCTTATGTGCGTGACCTCGTGGTGCAGGGGCGGTTCTCGAGCGTAAGCGCTGTCATACAACAAGGTCTCGATCTGTTGCGCAAACGGGATGAGGCGGAATTACTCGAAGCTGCCGCACTGAAAGTTCTGCTGGATGAGCGTATGAAGGGGCCCTTTGTGTCTAGTGACAACTTCAGCAGACAGACCGCAGATTTACTTGTACGGAAAAGGCAGGCCCTTGGCTTGGACGGTTGA
- a CDS encoding TetR/AcrR family transcriptional regulator: MPKSQKVDREAALRAAGLAFMECGYSGMSTRDLEKRSGITKFTLQTKYGGKKALFLMTLDLYLDELLPWIDNSVSQGGIADFFRMRADDTRMPEQGRFGCLLVNALTEFGATDPDISTRTHRYFQALRSAFKSELLKSKNEGTLDMYVDIDLEAERLLVSMIGLNVAIRTHGSNSAAADMAQGIAQSVQ, encoded by the coding sequence ATGCCTAAATCACAAAAAGTTGATAGAGAAGCCGCGTTACGTGCCGCAGGTTTAGCCTTCATGGAATGTGGGTATTCAGGCATGAGTACGCGTGATTTGGAAAAACGATCAGGCATCACCAAATTCACGCTGCAAACCAAGTACGGAGGGAAGAAAGCTCTCTTCTTAATGACACTGGACCTCTACCTTGATGAATTGCTGCCGTGGATTGACAACTCGGTTTCACAAGGCGGCATTGCGGATTTTTTCCGAATGCGTGCCGATGACACTAGGATGCCCGAACAAGGCCGGTTTGGTTGTCTCCTGGTCAACGCGCTGACCGAATTTGGTGCGACCGATCCTGACATAAGCACACGAACCCACAGATATTTCCAAGCCCTTCGCAGCGCCTTCAAAAGCGAGCTTTTGAAGAGCAAAAATGAGGGAACCCTTGATATGTACGTCGACATCGATCTGGAGGCCGAACGCCTTCTGGTCAGCATGATTGGCCTCAATGTCGCTATTCGTACGCATGGCAGCAATAGCGCAGCAGCAGATATGGCCCAAGGGATCGCCCAATCTGTTCAATGA
- a CDS encoding DUF6151 family protein yields MSDLTLSCQCGTVTGVVQHVTQWSCTRLVCYCSDCQAFANELDAADRVLNEHGGTEIIQVAPSRVMFTQGHEHIACLQFSEKGAFRWYTKCCNTPIGNTAKPSVPFIGLIGNFIKLESATQKAQIGPVRSHCQTQHAAKNWPSDQKRNGYPLGLTMRMMAFIIGWKMRGKGKENPLFTTAGDPIIPPHQSVSKS; encoded by the coding sequence ATGAGTGACTTAACCTTGAGCTGCCAATGCGGCACTGTAACAGGTGTCGTGCAACACGTAACGCAATGGTCTTGTACCCGCTTGGTCTGCTATTGCAGCGATTGTCAGGCGTTTGCCAATGAGCTTGATGCAGCTGACCGTGTTCTAAACGAGCATGGCGGAACTGAAATTATTCAAGTGGCACCTTCAAGGGTGATGTTCACACAAGGTCATGAACACATCGCTTGCTTGCAATTCAGCGAAAAGGGGGCCTTTCGTTGGTATACGAAGTGTTGCAACACACCTATCGGGAATACGGCCAAACCCTCAGTTCCATTCATCGGTCTGATCGGCAACTTTATAAAGCTGGAGAGCGCAACGCAAAAGGCTCAAATCGGCCCTGTGCGAAGCCACTGTCAAACTCAACATGCAGCAAAGAATTGGCCGTCGGACCAAAAGCGCAATGGATATCCTCTTGGCCTGACGATGCGGATGATGGCATTCATTATAGGGTGGAAAATGCGCGGGAAGGGTAAAGAAAATCCTTTGTTTACGACAGCAGGTGATCCGATAATTCCACCACATCAAAGTGTTTCCAAATCATAA
- a CDS encoding NTP transferase domain-containing protein, translated as MATAKSTRFGTDNKLLVDFKGRLLCTYTAEAMASAGLSRCVTVVSDPAVAMTGHSIRHC; from the coding sequence CTGGCAACGGCCAAGTCGACCCGATTTGGCACGGACAACAAGCTACTGGTGGATTTCAAAGGACGTCTGTTGTGTACCTACACAGCCGAAGCGATGGCGAGTGCAGGTCTATCGAGATGTGTCACCGTTGTAAGTGACCCAGCGGTAGCGATGACCGGTCATTCAATCCGCCATTGCTGA
- a CDS encoding XdhC family protein translates to MRRTNIPKDLAPLEACADRTQSCVLAVIIGVEGPSYRPLGAMMTVLQNGCLVGTLSSGCVEADIRIHALKCLKSGVSKVVRYGRGSPYLDIVLPCGGGLQIILIPNPDKEITNHLLNTVITDRRACAYDIDCETGAIFLSRGGKIPSAIFRGKILPELKFLIFGKGPELTTFATLAQSANFQTTLYSPDSDTLEEARSIGCEAMALTRPEFPTDANADPRTAIVLFFHDHDWEPPILRDALLTSAFYIGAQGSKRTRDNRLDSLRAMGAAEHSIARLLGPIGLIDSARDARTLAISVLAEVISEANGVNSKNARAPRQFKHLA, encoded by the coding sequence ATGCGACGAACCAATATTCCAAAGGATCTAGCGCCCTTGGAGGCCTGTGCCGACCGGACCCAAAGCTGCGTTCTAGCGGTCATTATCGGCGTAGAGGGGCCATCATATCGCCCGCTTGGAGCAATGATGACCGTTCTTCAAAATGGCTGCCTTGTTGGTACGCTGTCGTCGGGATGCGTCGAAGCCGACATAAGAATACATGCATTGAAGTGCCTCAAATCCGGTGTATCCAAAGTCGTGCGTTATGGGCGCGGGTCACCTTATCTGGATATTGTCCTGCCTTGCGGTGGCGGCTTGCAGATCATCCTGATACCGAACCCAGACAAAGAAATCACTAATCATCTGCTCAATACTGTGATTACTGATCGGCGCGCCTGCGCTTATGATATCGATTGCGAAACAGGCGCAATTTTCTTGAGCAGGGGTGGCAAAATACCTTCGGCTATCTTTCGCGGTAAAATTCTGCCCGAATTGAAATTTCTGATCTTTGGTAAGGGACCGGAGCTGACAACGTTCGCAACTCTCGCCCAGTCAGCGAACTTTCAAACGACGTTGTATTCGCCCGATTCAGATACTTTAGAAGAGGCGAGATCGATCGGTTGCGAAGCGATGGCGCTGACGCGACCTGAATTTCCAACAGATGCTAACGCTGACCCCAGAACCGCAATAGTCCTGTTTTTTCATGACCACGATTGGGAGCCTCCGATCCTGCGCGATGCTCTTTTGACCTCCGCGTTCTATATCGGAGCTCAAGGAAGCAAGCGGACACGGGACAATCGTTTGGATTCATTGCGCGCAATGGGCGCCGCAGAGCACTCAATTGCACGTCTACTTGGGCCAATAGGCCTGATAGACTCAGCACGTGATGCGCGTACGTTGGCGATTTCCGTACTGGCTGAGGTCATTTCCGAAGCAAATGGGGTAAACTCTAAAAATGCTAGGGCGCCAAGGCAATTTAAGCATTTAGCGTGA